The following DNA comes from Watersipora subatra chromosome 8, tzWatSuba1.1, whole genome shotgun sequence.
CCTTCCACCTGCATTGAAGCCAGTAGTTTGggtttgttatgagttttcaaGAACTCATTGACCTCTGCTCATAGATTGAAGAAACGCAGAAGCATGTTACCCTTTGATAACCATCAAACTTTGGTGTGGAACAATAGTGATGAGTGCACAGCATCCATATCTTTGCATAACTTGTGGAAGAGACGTGTTTGCAAGGCAGAGcctttgataaagtttactactttAATCACTGAAGAAAGGTGTTCCTGCAATCCTTTGGAAAAAGTTTTTGCTGCTAGCGCTTGTCTGTGAATGAAGCAATGGGTACTCACCACTAAAGGATTCTTTTCTTTTACCAACTGTGCAAACCCAGCATGACAGCCAAGCATGGCTGGAGCACCATCTGTGCAAACTCCAATTAATTTGCCCCAGTCCAGATGTTCTTTGCTGAAGAAGTCGGAAACCAGGTTCATAACATCAGCATCTGTGGTGGTCTCTGTTAGAGGACTGCAGAACAGAAATTCTTCCTCaatgtctctctgtgtacatAGCGTGCAAACACCATCAGCTGTGAAATGCTAACAACATCAGTGgactcatcaagttgaatgGCGAACATTACTTGCCTCTTTATGTCCGCAGACATATCATCGATCCTCGATTTCACTGTGCTGTCTGAGAGGAATACATCAGCTATCTTTTGAGCGGCTGTGTCTCCGAGAATAATCTTAGTACACTTCAGCAGACAAGGTTTAACTAATGTTTCACCAATGGTGTGTGGCTTCTTATCTCTGGTGATACGGTAAGACAGAGTATAGGATGCCTCGGTAATGGCCTGTGCCTGGATATAAAAGCTGCCAGTGGAATCCAGTTTTGCCCGCTTGAGTTCTCTCTCTTTAGCTTCAAAGAACGCCTTTGATTTATCcatgtgttctgcatgtttattTCTTAAGTGTGGCTTAAGTTGATGTGGTTTCATGGAGTCATTagtgagcactttcatgcacaaAACACATTGTGGTACTTCGATGCCGCTTTTAATCATACAAGTGAATCCATAGTTAAGGTAAGAATCATCATATGCTcgtctttttgtctttgacaTTTCTAACACCTACAATATGGGATATGTAATCAAATTATTTGAATACGTTCAGTATCTACATGAGCAAAACATCATACATATGTTAGGCTACAGAGCGAATTgtgaaaatgttgttatatctgatatcagccatgtacaAATAGACGTAaagaaaattacaagttatatcATCATATGGCTCACTAGACAAACTCCTAAAGTTACGACACCCATAAATCTCATCCTTGAGATTAGTACCATCACATGACGACCCACCCATTCCACTGTCTGAACATTGAGAACATTAC
Coding sequences within:
- the LOC137402549 gene encoding zinc finger BED domain-containing protein 5-like yields the protein MSKTKRRAYDDSYLNYGFTCMIKSGIEVPQCVLCMKVLTNDSMKPHQLKPHLRNKHAEHMDKSKAFFEAKERELKRAKLDSTGSFYIQAQAITEASYTLSYRITRDKKPHTIGETLVKPCLLKCTKIILGDTAAQKIADVFLSDSTVKSRIDDMSADIKRQRDIEEEFLFCSPLTETTTDADVMNLVSDFFSKEHLDWGKLIGVCTDGAPAMLGCHAGFAQLVKEKNPLVVEGFHQCLAYLVDILGSINEVNTKMQGRDRNVLNVTYRINAFKDKLKLWVERLATGNVRVSFPVLHSLVDKKAPSASLLTDIKHHLNSLIAEFERYFLKLDPRTEQLMSLTRDPFRRNAHEIPEQLQKFLELTNNSALKDDFKGLSIEHFWVQAST